Sequence from the Clostridium botulinum genome:
TCTAATAAACCATGATTAAGTAATAGTGGTAAAAACAAGCCTGCAAATAAGAATACGGCAGTTAATAATGGAAGAAGACTAAATAAGATCATTCCGCCAGTACTATCAGACCATATAAATTCGGGTCCTACCTTAAAATAAGTCATTATGACGATTACCATACCTATTATTCTAGCACTTAACCAAGAATAACTAATGTTAAATAATGAATTTAAAACTTTATTTTTAGTTTTAAAAATTTTTATTAAAATACTACCAATAGCAGAAATTGATATTAATATAACAGCTATAAGTGGTAAAACACTTTCTAATGTATCTACAACTAAATTTGATAAGAAAGCTATTGGAATTGTGAATTGTCCGTTTATCATTATTGGAGTCATAAATAATAAAATTCCTACAAGCGATGGAATTATAAACTTCAATAATGAGGACATATTTAAATCTATATTTATTTCTGTATTTTTATTCATTTTTATCCCCTTTTTCTTTATAAATATACAACAATTATTATTTTAATATAGAAAAGCCAAAAAAGATAGTACTAATTCAAAATAAAAGTTTAATTTTTATTTTAAAATATTATATTTTTCACATAACAATTTTAAATATAATTATGTAAAAAATTGCAGTTTAATACATATACTCACATATAATATATAAAGAATTTAATTATTTATATATTCTTTAATCAGAATTAAATATCTAAGGAGGAAATTTATATGTACAAAAGAATTAAGAAAAAATTCAAGAATTTCTCCATAAGAAGAAAAGTTCGAACAAGTTTTTCTATAATATTAGTATTTACCTTAATTTTTATGATTATGTCATTAGTGAGTTTACAATTTGTATCTAATAAAATTACTAAGTTATATAATGAGCCATTTAAAGCAGTTGATATAACTTGGAATATGAAAGTTGAATTTTTAAAGATGCAAAGAGATATGTATCAAGCATTGATTGAAAATAATGAAGAGGGGATAAAGAAAAACATTTCTAGTGTAAATGAACAATTAAAATCATTAGAGGGAGATATAGAGAATCTTAGAAATGTATATACTGATAAAAATAATTTAATTGATAGATTCAAAAATAATATGGAGTATGTACAAGATGAAAGAGAGGAGATATACTCATTGCTTTTAGATAATAAGGATTTAGAAGCTTATACTTTAATTACTGGAAAATATGATGAGGGAATACAAAATGCTAGAGAGAATTTAATTGAAATTGGAGAAACTACTAATAATAATGCGTTAACATTTGTACAAGAAGCTGAAAAAACAAGAAACTTAATATTTATATTAGCAGTTATAATACTAATATTAATGATAGGTTCAATTATAATGATAAGCAGAATAATCCAATCTAGTTTACTTGAGGGAATTAATCATGTGAAAAAAGTATCTCAAGATTTATCGGAGGGAAATTTAAATATAGATAATAGCTATGTATCTGATGATGAAATGGGTGAAATGAGTAGGGATTTGAACGAAACTATAGAAAATTTAAGTAGTTACGTAAATGATATATCAAGAGTTATAGAAAATATAGCTAATGAAAATTTAAATGTAGAAACTTTAATAGAGTATAAAGGAAACTTCAAACCTATAAAAGATTCTTTAGATAATATTATAGGTTCATTTAATAGTATATTTAAAAATATACATCAAGCATCTGATTTAGTAGCAAGTAGTTCAGAAGAGATAGCGTCAACTACTCAAAGTTTATCTGATGGTGCAGTAGAGCAATCAAATGCAGTAGAAGATTTATTTTCTAAATTTAATGAAGTTTTGATTAAGATAAATAAAAATACTGAGAGTACTAAAAAAGCTGATGAGGTTTTTGAAAATACTAGAAGAATGGTTTTGGATGGAAATAAAAAAATGGAAGAACTCATGATATCTATGAATAGGATTGATGAAATGTCGAATGAAATTGAAGCAATAATTAGTACTATAGAAGATATTGCATCTCAAACTAATTTATTAGCATTAAATGCTGCAATAGAAGCAGCTAGAGCTGGAGAGGCTGGAAAAGGATTTGCAGTAGTTGCAGAAGAGGTAAAATTACTTGCAGAGCAATCATCGAAAGAGGTTAAGCATACAAATCAAATAATACAAAATTCTATGAAGTTTGTAAAAAATAGTAATGTATTAGCTAAAGAAACTTTAGATGCTTTAGAAGATATAGTAAAGAATGTAGATAATACAGCTGAGCTAGTAAAAGAAATAGCAAATTCTTCTCAGTATCAATCTGAAGCTTTAGGAGATATGTCAGTTAAAGTGGATAAAATATCTGAAGTTATTCAAATGAACTCTGCAACAGCTGAGGAGACTGCAGCAGCTACACAAGAATTAGCATCACAAGCAGAACTTTTAGAACAAGAAATATCAAAATTTAGATTAAAAAACTAGGTTTATATTTAAAAAAAATAAAATTTGTAATTTAAATTATAATTCTTAAAGAGTTATTTAAGCTATATCTGAATAAAAATTAGGGTATAGCTTTTTTTAGTTACCTTGATAAGATAAATAAGGTATAGTAATATAAAGATCATAAGAATTTAACTTTAAGGAGAGAAAAAATATGGGCTTTCGTAAAAATTTAATTAATGCAAATAGAATAGTTGTAAAGGTAGGAACTTCAACACTAACATATGATAACGGTAATATCAACTTAAGAAGAATTGAAAAGTTAACCAGAGTTTTATCTGATATTGTTAATTCAGGAAAAGAGGTTGTTTTAGTAACATCAGGTGCTATAGGTGTTGGTGTAAGTAAATTAAAGTTAAAAGAAAAGCCCGAAAGTATAAGAGAAAAACAAGCAGTTGCATCAGTAGGACAATGTGAACTTATGCATATATATAGTAAATTCTTTGGTGAATATAGCCACGTTGTTGGTCAAGTTTTACTTACTAGAGATGTAGTAGAAGATGATCATATTAGAGAAAACGTATGTAATACATTTGAAACATTAATGGAAAATAAAATAATTCCAATAGTTAATGAAAATGATACAGTTTCAATAGATGAGATAGAAAATATTGTTAGGTTTGGGGACAATGATAACTTATCAGCTATAGTTGCAACATTAGTAAAGGCTGATTTATTAATAATATTATCTGATATAGATGGATTTTATGATTCTGATCCAAGAAGCAATAAGGACGCAAAATTATTAAAAGTTGTAGAAGAAATAACACCAGAATTAGAAAGTTGTGCTGGAGGCGCTGGTTCAAATTTAGGAACTGGTGGAATGGTAACAAAGCTTACAGCTGCTAAAACAGCAGTATCTGCAGGGGTAGATATGATTTTAGCTAATGGAAGTGATCCAAGTGTAATATTAAATGTTTTAGATGGTGAAGATGTGGGAACTTTATTTTTAGGTAAAAAATAATTTGGGGGTATAAACAATGAATGAATTGATTTTAAAAGGCGAAAGAGCGAAGGAAGCATCATATGTTCTTATGAATGCTACAACAAGTGAAAAAAATGATGCTTTAATAAAAATGGGGCAAAAATTATTAGAAAATAAAGATTATATTATTGCTGAAAATGAGAAAGACTTAGAAAATGCTATGCTAAAAGGTACATCAAAAGCTATGCTTGATAGACTTTCTTTAGATGAAAAAAGACTTGAAGATATGGCAGATGGATTAAATCAATTAGTTAATCTTAATGATCCAATAGGAGAAGTTATTACTATGTGGAAGAGACCTAATGGACTTCAAATTGGTAAGCAAAGAGTGCCAATGGGGGTTATAGGAATCATATATGAAGCTAGACCTAATGTTACTTGTGATGCAGCAGGCTTGTGCTTGAAAGCTGGAAATGCAGTGATATTAAGAGGTGGAAGTGAAGCAATAAATTCTAATAAAGCAATAGTTAAAGCACTTTGTGAAGGTATAAAAGAATCAGGGCTTCCAGAATATTCACTTCAATTAATAGAAAATACAAGTAGAGAAATTGCAAATGAAATGATGAGATTAAATGAATATATAGATGTTCTTATTCCAAGGGGAGGAGCAGGTCTTATACAAGCAGTTGTTAAAAATGCAACTGTTCCTGTTATAGAAACTGGCGTTGGAAATTGTCATGTTTATGTTGATGAAGAAGCTGATTTTAAAATGGCAGAAGATATAATAATAAATGCTAAAACAAGTAGACCGGCTGTTTGTAATGCAGAAGAAAAGTTATTAGTTAATGAAAAAATTGCAGAGGAGTTTTTACCTAAGATTATTTCAGCATTGAGAGAAAAAAATGTTGAAGTAAGAGGTGATAGTAATGTAATGAAAATAGCTGATGATGTAAAAGAAGCAACAGATGAAGACTGGGGCAAAGAATATCTAGATTTTATAATTGGTATCAAAATTGTAAATAATATAGATGAAGCTATTAAGCATATAAACAGATATGGATCAGGCCATTCAGAAGCTATTATCACTAATAATTATCAAAATTCACAAAAGTTTTTACAAAGAGTTGATGCAGCCGCAGTTTATGTTAATGCATCAACAAGATTTACAGATGGATGCGAATTTGGATTTGGTGCAGAAATAGGAATAAGCACTCAAAAACTTCATGCAAGGGGTCCAATGGGATTAAATGAACTTACAACTACAAAATATATTATCTATGGAAATGGCCAAATAAGATAGTATTGTATATATTAATTGTCTAAAATATATGATTATGTTTTATTACATGGATATATTTAGTAAAAATTAAGAATTTAATGAGAGATTTTTTGGATTATTTTATTTATAATTTAAGATAAGGAGAATTCTATGGATTGGAAGATTAAAAAATTTAATGAACTTACTTTAGATGAATTATATGAAATATGTAAAGCTAGATATGAGGTATTTGGCTGTGAACAAAGAATTTATCAAGAAAATGATTTTGATGATATAGATAAAAATGTTTATCATTTATTTTTAATGGATTCTAATAAAATAGCTGCTTACGCGAGACTTATACCAAGTGGAATTACATATAATGAATCTTCAATAGGAAGAGTTTTAGTTTTAAAGGAATATAGAAGAAAAGGCATAGCTTTTGAACTTATGAAAAAAAGTGTAGATTTTCTTAAAAATGAACTTAATGAAGAGACAATTGTTGTATCATCTCAATTATATGTAAAAAAACTTTATGAAAGCGTGGGATTTAAGGTTATTTCTGATATATATGATGAAGTTGATATTCCTCATGTTAAAATGAAGATGTAAAATACTTAATAAGTTTAATAATATTTAGGCTATGTTTTAATAAGAATTTGATACGTACAAATAAATTAATAATAAATGTATTCATTATTAATTATATTTATTTAGTATTTATCACTATATATTAAAATATGGTCTAATTTTTTATGCGTTAACAAATTCTAAAAATCTTAAATCTCAGGATAATTTTTAGAACACTATATTTTAAAGGTCTGATGAGTATCTCTGAAAAATAAAAAAATAATAATATGCCGCATCATTATTATTGTACTACATTTGGAAATAGTGCATGGCTAAAAAATTGCTTAGACAATTTTGCTCTATCAATCAAAACATCAAGGGGGACGTATGGGAAATAAATTACACAAAAATGCTATTAAATCTTGGGTTATTTCAAGAAGTATTGGAACAATATTATTTTTATTTATATCATTAACAGCATTTTATATTATGAAATCTAAATTTGAAATTCATTGGGTAATAAGAAATGAAAAATATATTTTATTAGCAGTAGGAATAATAGGGTTATTATCTATTATAGATGTTATTGTAAATCCAATAATAGAATATAAAACATGGGTATATGAACTTACTAGTGACAAGATTGATTTTACTCAAGGAATTTTTACTAAAAAAAGAACTATTGTACCAATAATAAAAATAGAGCACATAAAAATTAATAGAGGTCCTATAAATTCAAGACTAGGACTTGCTAATATAGAAATATTTACAGCTGGAGGATCACATGAAATTCCTAATATAGAAGTTAAAGTTGCAGAAGAGATAGGTGAATATTTAAATAATAAAATAAAAGAAAAGGTTGAAGAATTTAATGAAAAAAACAGAAATTTATAGAGGGCATTGGAGCAATATAGTAAAGAATATAGTTTCTAATCTATATTTGATATTTATAGTTCTATTTGCATTAATAAAAATAAAAGAAGAATTTAATTTTATTATTTGGATATCTGCAATTGGATTTTTTATTGTGTTATATTCCATATTATTATGGAGAAGTAAGTATTTCTATATAGAAGATAATATGTTTGTTTATGTAAAAGGAATGATAGAAAAAACAAAAGAACAAATTCCGCTTAAACAAATAACTACAGTTGATTTAAAAACAACAATTTTAGATAGAATTCTTGGATCTGTGACTTTAAAGTTAAATAGTGGTAATGCAACTTTAAATGAAGCAGAATTTGAATTGGTTGTAAAAAAAGAATATGCATTACTAATACAAAAAGCTGTATCAGGACAAGATGTTGATAATGAGGAAACTTATAATAATAGCACAGAACTTCAAGTAAGATATAAAGATATAGTAATTTATGCATTAACAAAGAATAAATTTGGATGGATTATGATTTTATTTGTTATAGGAAATAAATTTAGTAGATTATTTGATGATTCTATTGTTAATAATGTTGAAACTTATTTTTGGTCATTAAAGGATTATCTATTACATGGTAGCATGTTCGATTTAATATTAAAATTAGTATTTGTATTTGCATTTGTATATATTTTTTCAACAGCAATTTCAATAGGAATAGAAATTTCTAAATATGGTAATTTTAAAATCACTAGAAATGAGGATTTATTTAATATAAGGTATGGAACAATTGATTTAAAAGAATATTCTATATCATTAGAAAAAATTCAAGGATTAAAATTAAAACAAAATTTATTACAGCAATTATTAAATGTATATAGAATTGAAGGGATAGTTATAGGTGATAACGAGATAAACTCATTACTTTTCCCAAGTTTAAGAGGTTCAGATAAAGATAAATTTATAGATGAGTTTTTACCTGAATATAATATTACTAAGGAAATAGATAAGGCACCTAGAAAATCAATCTTTAGATTTATATTTAAGCGATTTATAGTTTCTATAGTAGTTTCTTTAATATTAATTTTATTAACTAAGCAATTCTTACCCAAGTTATATATGATAAGTTGTTTTAAAGTTTTACTTCCATTAATATTAGGATTTTCACAAATTATATTAGGTTATATTAATTATTTAAATAATGGAATAGCAATAGAGGAAAATAATATCTTATTAACCAATGGGTCAAGAATAAAAAATACTTATATAATAAGAAAATTTAAGGTTCAATCATTACAGGTTAAGCAATCAATATTTCAAAGGTATAGAAATATATGCACTTATAAGATAGATATTGCCACCAGTTCTTTTGGAGAAACTGTAAAGATAAAAAATATGGATATAAATAAATATGAAAATATATTATAAATATGAAAATGTGCAGATTATTATAATGAAATCTGCACATTTTTTATTATAATATATTAACTTTATTTGGTATAATCGTATTAATAAATTTTTATTCGTATGCTTTAAAATAAAATCATATTTTAGAATAAAGATTATAGGAGAGAAAACTTAATTTAGTAAGATTACAAACAAATATTAAGTTAAAATAAGATTTAAGAATAGATGAAAAGAGGATACTGAGAATTTGAGAAAATATACGTTAATAACAGGCGGAACGGAAGGTATAGGGTTAGAATTAGCTAAGTTATTTGCCAAAGATAAATATAATTTGCTTATAGTAGCAAGGAATACTGATAAGTTATTGCAAGTTAAAAACTTTATAGAAAGTGAATATAAAGTAAATGTTGAAACACTTTCTGTAGATTTATCTATCCACAGTTCTTCTAAAAAAATATTTGAATTTGTGGATAAAAAAAATATATCTGTGGATTATTTAATAAATAATGCTGGAATTGGATCATTTGGATTTTTTCATAAAGGTGAATGTGGTTTTGAAGAGAATTTAATAAATATAAACATAAATTCTCTTACGAATCTAACAAAATACTTTTTAGAAAAAATGATAGAAAAAAATCATGGTGGAATAATGAATATAGCTTCAACGGCTGCATTTGTAGGTGGACCCAAAATGGCAATGTATTATTCTAGCAAAGCTTATGTACTTTCATTAACTGAAGCTTTGCATGAAGAAGTAAAGGATTTAGGAATAAAGGTAAGTTGTGTGTGTCCTGGACCTGTGAAAACATCTTTTCAAAGTAAAGCTGGAATAAAGAAGTCTGAAAAAGCTAAAAAATATTTGATGGATGCAGAGAAAGTAGCAAAAATAGCATATGAAGGATTTTTTAAAGGAAAAGCTATTATAATTCCAGGTTATAAAAATAAATTATTAGTATGGGGAACTAAATTAATTCCAAGATCAATAAGTAGGAAGATAATATTAAAAAATAATGCTTAAATTAAGATGATATTTTTAAAATAAAGCTCACTGGACAGAGTCATTCACTTTAACAGTAATGTTGATATCTGCATACGTAAAGTGGACTAAGTAATTGAACTTAGGAATGCTAAAATGAGTATAGTCACATTTTAGCTTGTTCCCAATATAAAATTGAGACAAGCAGTAAATGTGGTTATTAAAAGGAAACTCGACTTCGCTGAGTAAGTTCGAGAAACAAAATATAAAATTTTGACTCTCACTTAACGATTCTCAAAATCCAATTACAATGCCACTTTACCTATTGCAGATATCAACATAGTTTTAAAATGTTACTTATACTAAGATAATAATAAGTTGGGTTAGTATTTTTTTAATAGCAAGTAGTAACTAGGGGGGAAATTATGGAGAAATTTTTTTATGGATGTTTGTTAATTTCAGATATGGATGGAACATTATTAGATAGTGATGGTAAGTTATCTTATGAGAATAAGAAGGCAATAGATTATTTTATAAGCAAGGGTGGAAATTTTACTTTAGCTACAGGAAGAATAGTCGCATCAGCTGGAAGATTTTTAAACGATATAAATGTTACATTACCAGTAATATTGTATAATGGAGCAAAAATTTATGACTATAAGAATAACAGAGTGATTTATGAAGAATTTATAGAAGATTATAGAAAAAATACAATTACTTTAGTAAAAAAAGATAATCCTACTCTTGGAATAGAAGTGTATTCTGAAGAAAAAGTATATATTTATTCTTCATGTAAATATACAAATAGATTTTCAAAACTAGGATATGAAGTTATATATAATTTACCTAAAGACGTATGGAATAAAAAATGGACAAAAGTTCTCATTGTAGGTGAAGAAGATGAAATAGATGTACTTGAAGAAAATTTTACAAGGAATTATGGCGACGGAAATATAATAAGAAGTGGTGCTAGATATTTAGAAATAGTTCCTAATAATACATCTAAAGGTAAAGCAATTGAAAAATTAACTGATATATACAATATAAAATCACAAAATCTTATAACTGTTGGTGATAATATGAATGATATTGAGATGATTAAACTAGCTGATTATGGTTTTTGTGTTAGAAGCGGGGCAGAACGATTAATTAATAATTCAAAATTTATAGCTCCAAGTAATGATGAAAATGCTATAGATTATGTAATAAAGTGGATTAATAAAAATATAAAAAGATAATTGTTAAATACCAGAATTTTGTTAAAAAATATTAATTAAGTACGATAATCAATATAAGGATATTAAGATGGATATTAAGTAAGGAGAGGTTTTATATGTTTAATAATAGAAATAGGGTTATAAGTGAAGTTGTAAATAATATTTCCAGATTAAAGTTACCGAAAGAGAACATAAAAATAGATAGGGATGTTTTAGATAAAGTTAAAGCAATACATATGAGATTGAATAATGGTAAAGACAAATTTCAAGATATAACTAGATTAGTTTTAAATTCTGTTATTCAAATGAGTAATTTAGATTTAACTTTGAAAGATAAAGAAGAAAAGATAGAAAATATAACTGGAGAGATAGCGGAATTGATGGAAAGTGTATCTAATACATCTGAAATATTATCCAGTACATCAGAAGAAGTAACGGCAGCACACACTGATATGACACAATCAATATCTGATTTATCATTAAATTCTACAAATTTATTAGAATCTATAAAAAAAAGTGAAGATGAATTATTAGAAATAAAGGTTTTTTCTGATACTGCAATATCTCATTCTATTGGAATGAAAGATGATATGAGTAATTTAATTCATGTAATAGAAAATGTACAAAATGTTATAAATGCTATTAGTGATATATCAGAACAAACTAATCTTTTGGCTTTAAATGCATCAATAGAAGCTGCAAGAGCTGGAGAGAGCGGAAGAGGTTTTGCGGTAGTTGCAGAAGAAATAAGAAAATTAGCAGATGAAACTAAAACTTTAACTAACAATATGTCTGATTTTATAAATGCAATTGAATCAGCATCTAATAAGAGTAACTCTAGTGTTGATAATACTGTTGATTCTTTAGGAAAACTAAATCAAAATTTAGATTCAGTTGTAAAAGCAAGTAAAGATAATAGGGAACGTGTTAACAATATAAATGAATCAATAACATCAATTGCTGCTAATAGTGAAGAAATAAATACTTCAATGGATGAGGTAGCAACTAGTATGAGAACTTTTGATGAAGATATTGAAAAATTAGGCGATGATACTGTAGCTTTAAAAGATATAAGTAATACATTAGGAAGTGTTATAGCTCCAATAAGTTTAATGGAAGAAGATCTAGATAAGGCATCTAAAATTATAGGATCTTTAGTTAATGATGAGTATTATATGATAACTAATAGCTTATTTATAGAAACAATTAATAAGGCAATAGTTGCACATCAAAATTGGTTACAAACTTTAAATAAAATGGTTATTGATAGAGAGGTAACAGCACTTCAAGTAAATGAACAAAAGTGCGGATTTGGACATTTTTATTATTCTATGAAACCTAAAAATGAAAAAGTATTAGCTATTTGGAATGATATAGATGAAAAGCATAAAATATTTCATTCATATGGAAAAGACATAATATCAAGATTGAAATACAATATAAATGATAATTCTGTAAAAGAAATCTATAGTAAGGCAGAAAAATTATCTGTTGATTTAATTAATGATTTTAAAAAAGTAATAAATCTTGCAGAAGAATTAGATTCTTCTAATAGTAACGTATATAATAATTAATTTTTAAACTATAATTATTTATTTAAGGCAACGATAGTTTAGAAACAGGAATTAATAGATTTAAATAAAAAATAAATTTATTCTTGCTTGACAGTATATGTATGATAAACTACAATAAGAAACAAGGTAAATATATAAATAAATATTTTTTCTAAAGATACACTTTAAATTGGTCCAGTGAGGCCAGAAAGGAGTCTATTTCTATGATATATTATGAGTTAGAAAAAAATAATACAGCTTTGTTTAAAGCTATTAGTATACTTGATAAATATGTGTGGATAGTAAAGAGACCTCTTTTATGGTTGTCTCTTTAGTATCCTTTTATTTTATATAAAAATATAAATTTAAAACATAAATTAAGGAGGACTAAGTATGAAAGCAAAGCTTATATTAGAAAATGGTATGGTATTTGAAGGTAAGGCTTTTGGATATTTGAAAGAAAGTATTGGAGAAGTAGTATTTACTACTGGAATGACAGGATACCAAGAAGTACTTACAGATCCGTCTTATTATGGTCAAATAGTAACTATGACTTATCCTTTGATAGGAAATTATGGTATAAATCTTGAAGACATGGAATCAGATTCAATAAAAGTTAGAGGGTTTGTTGTTAGAGAAAAATGCAATTTACCAAGTAACTTTAGATGTGAATTAGAATTAGAAGACTTCTTAAAGCAAGGAAAAATTATTGGATTAGAAGATATTGATACAAGAGCTTTAACTAAGGTTTTAAGAAATAGTGGGACAATGAGGGGAATCATTGCATTAGAAGATTTAGATGATAAAACTATAAAGGAAAAGGTAGAAAGTTTTTCTAACAAAGAAGCGGTTAAGAACGTTACTACTAAAGAAAAATATGTAGTTAACGGAAATGGAAAACATATAGCAATAATGGACTTTGGAATAAAACAAAACATAATAACTAATTTCAAAAAAAGAGGATGCAAGTTAACAGTATTTCCTGCAACAGCCAGTGCAGAAGAAATTTTAAGTGTTAATCCAGATTTAGTATTCTTATCTAACGGACCTGGAGATCCAGAGGACTTAGATTTTGTTATAGAAAATGTAAAGAAATTAGTAGGTAAAAAGCCTATTGTAGGTATTTGTCTAGGACATCAATTATTAGCATTAACTCTAGGAGGAAAAACTACTAAATTAAAGTTTGGACATAGAGGATGCAATCATCCAGTTAAGGATTTAGAAGAAAATATAGTTCATATAACTTCTCAAAATCATGGTTATGTAGTAGAAACATTACCAGAAGATGTTGAAGTAACTCATGTAAATATAAATGATGGAACTGTAGAAGGATTAAAGCACAAGACTTTACCAATATACTCAGTTCAATTCCATCCAGAGGCATCAGCAGGTCCTAAGGATAGCGAATATATATTTGATAAATTTTTAAAATATGCACTATAGGGGGATGAAGATAAATGCCATTAAATAAAGATATAAAAAGAGTTTTAGTTATAGGATCAGGTCCAATAGTTATAGGTCAAGCAGCAGAGTTTGATTATTCAGGAACTCAAGCCTGTGAAGCTTTAAAATCAGAGGGAGTAGAGGTTGTTTTAATAAATTCAAACCCAGCAACAATAATGACTGATAAAGAAGTTGCAGATAAGGTATACTTAGAACCGTTAACATTAGAATTTATTGAAAAAGTTATAGCAAAAGAGAAACCAGATAGTTTACTTGCGGGAATGGGTGGTCAAACAGGACTTAACCTTGCTGTAGAATTACACGATGCTGGTATTTTAGATAAATATAATGTAAAAGTAATAGGAACATCTATTGAATCTATAAAAGAAGGTGAAGATAGAGAACTATTTAGAGATATGATGAACAGGATAGGAGAACCCGTTATAAAGAGTGAAATTGTTACTGATTTACAAGCAGGTATAGATTTTGCTAATAAGATTGGATATCCAGTTATAGTTAGACCTGCGTATACATTAGGTGGATCTGGTGGAGGTATTGCAGATGACGAAGAAGAATTAAGAACAATACTAGAATCAGGTCTTCAATTAAGTACAATAGGTCAAGTTTTACTTGAAAAAAGTGTTAAGGGTTGGAAAGAA
This genomic interval carries:
- a CDS encoding glutamate-5-semialdehyde dehydrogenase, producing the protein MNELILKGERAKEASYVLMNATTSEKNDALIKMGQKLLENKDYIIAENEKDLENAMLKGTSKAMLDRLSLDEKRLEDMADGLNQLVNLNDPIGEVITMWKRPNGLQIGKQRVPMGVIGIIYEARPNVTCDAAGLCLKAGNAVILRGGSEAINSNKAIVKALCEGIKESGLPEYSLQLIENTSREIANEMMRLNEYIDVLIPRGGAGLIQAVVKNATVPVIETGVGNCHVYVDEEADFKMAEDIIINAKTSRPAVCNAEEKLLVNEKIAEEFLPKIISALREKNVEVRGDSNVMKIADDVKEATDEDWGKEYLDFIIGIKIVNNIDEAIKHINRYGSGHSEAIITNNYQNSQKFLQRVDAAAVYVNASTRFTDGCEFGFGAEIGISTQKLHARGPMGLNELTTTKYIIYGNGQIR
- a CDS encoding SDR family NAD(P)-dependent oxidoreductase is translated as MRKYTLITGGTEGIGLELAKLFAKDKYNLLIVARNTDKLLQVKNFIESEYKVNVETLSVDLSIHSSSKKIFEFVDKKNISVDYLINNAGIGSFGFFHKGECGFEENLINININSLTNLTKYFLEKMIEKNHGGIMNIASTAAFVGGPKMAMYYSSKAYVLSLTEALHEEVKDLGIKVSCVCPGPVKTSFQSKAGIKKSEKAKKYLMDAEKVAKIAYEGFFKGKAIIIPGYKNKLLVWGTKLIPRSISRKIILKNNA
- a CDS encoding PH domain-containing protein encodes the protein MKKTEIYRGHWSNIVKNIVSNLYLIFIVLFALIKIKEEFNFIIWISAIGFFIVLYSILLWRSKYFYIEDNMFVYVKGMIEKTKEQIPLKQITTVDLKTTILDRILGSVTLKLNSGNATLNEAEFELVVKKEYALLIQKAVSGQDVDNEETYNNSTELQVRYKDIVIYALTKNKFGWIMILFVIGNKFSRLFDDSIVNNVETYFWSLKDYLLHGSMFDLILKLVFVFAFVYIFSTAISIGIEISKYGNFKITRNEDLFNIRYGTIDLKEYSISLEKIQGLKLKQNLLQQLLNVYRIEGIVIGDNEINSLLFPSLRGSDKDKFIDEFLPEYNITKEIDKAPRKSIFRFIFKRFIVSIVVSLILILLTKQFLPKLYMISCFKVLLPLILGFSQIILGYINYLNNGIAIEENNILLTNGSRIKNTYIIRKFKVQSLQVKQSIFQRYRNICTYKIDIATSSFGETVKIKNMDINKYENIL
- a CDS encoding PH domain-containing protein — encoded protein: MGNKLHKNAIKSWVISRSIGTILFLFISLTAFYIMKSKFEIHWVIRNEKYILLAVGIIGLLSIIDVIVNPIIEYKTWVYELTSDKIDFTQGIFTKKRTIVPIIKIEHIKINRGPINSRLGLANIEIFTAGGSHEIPNIEVKVAEEIGEYLNNKIKEKVEEFNEKNRNL
- a CDS encoding methyl-accepting chemotaxis protein, with amino-acid sequence MYKRIKKKFKNFSIRRKVRTSFSIILVFTLIFMIMSLVSLQFVSNKITKLYNEPFKAVDITWNMKVEFLKMQRDMYQALIENNEEGIKKNISSVNEQLKSLEGDIENLRNVYTDKNNLIDRFKNNMEYVQDEREEIYSLLLDNKDLEAYTLITGKYDEGIQNARENLIEIGETTNNNALTFVQEAEKTRNLIFILAVIILILMIGSIIMISRIIQSSLLEGINHVKKVSQDLSEGNLNIDNSYVSDDEMGEMSRDLNETIENLSSYVNDISRVIENIANENLNVETLIEYKGNFKPIKDSLDNIIGSFNSIFKNIHQASDLVASSSEEIASTTQSLSDGAVEQSNAVEDLFSKFNEVLIKINKNTESTKKADEVFENTRRMVLDGNKKMEELMISMNRIDEMSNEIEAIISTIEDIASQTNLLALNAAIEAARAGEAGKGFAVVAEEVKLLAEQSSKEVKHTNQIIQNSMKFVKNSNVLAKETLDALEDIVKNVDNTAELVKEIANSSQYQSEALGDMSVKVDKISEVIQMNSATAEETAAATQELASQAELLEQEISKFRLKN
- the proB gene encoding glutamate 5-kinase; translation: MGFRKNLINANRIVVKVGTSTLTYDNGNINLRRIEKLTRVLSDIVNSGKEVVLVTSGAIGVGVSKLKLKEKPESIREKQAVASVGQCELMHIYSKFFGEYSHVVGQVLLTRDVVEDDHIRENVCNTFETLMENKIIPIVNENDTVSIDEIENIVRFGDNDNLSAIVATLVKADLLIILSDIDGFYDSDPRSNKDAKLLKVVEEITPELESCAGGAGSNLGTGGMVTKLTAAKTAVSAGVDMILANGSDPSVILNVLDGEDVGTLFLGKK
- a CDS encoding GNAT family N-acetyltransferase, whose amino-acid sequence is MDWKIKKFNELTLDELYEICKARYEVFGCEQRIYQENDFDDIDKNVYHLFLMDSNKIAAYARLIPSGITYNESSIGRVLVLKEYRRKGIAFELMKKSVDFLKNELNEETIVVSSQLYVKKLYESVGFKVISDIYDEVDIPHVKMKM